From Calliphora vicina chromosome X, idCalVici1.1, whole genome shotgun sequence, the proteins below share one genomic window:
- the LOC135962770 gene encoding transcription factor SPT20 homolog produces the protein KKQEEIEQKQQVEEEISKTQVEEVKQIVEKQEQQHQVTAVAQQQSKIEQKQVTSVTQQVQQAVVQQAEKLEVKVEQQRRVSFSLQQETESHETAVMQVQQIQQMQMQKQETSATSVVQTKEVQKKKSIVKKQEAQIEQKVAVVASKQQESTTVSELSVTVSKTSAANTNSKQSLASELTIYELPKLKPLQTKRKLSRDLDSQERKIIFDVQLKPTQQVQRDEVRYMSPCNILYFIISLIAKLYKVCLSLLSARLDFYHS, from the coding sequence AAAAAGCAAGAAGAAATAGAACAGAAACAGCAAGTGGAAGAGGAAATATCAAAAACTCAGGtagaagaagtaaagcaaataGTAGAAAAGCAAGAACAACAGCATCAGGTTACAGCCGTCGCTCAGCAGCAGTCTAAAATAGAACAGAAACAGGTTACAAGTGTTACTCAGCAAGTTCAGCAAGCTGTTGTTCAGCAAGCTGAAAAGCTAGAAGTTAAAGTAGAACAACAAAGAAGGGTTTCATTTAGTTTGCAACAGGAAACTGAAAGTCACGAGACAGCAGTAATGCAAGTACAACAAATACAGCAAATGCAAATGCAAAAACAAGAAACAAGCGCAACAAGTGTTGTGCAGACTAAAGAAGTACAAAAGAAAAAGTCAATCGTAAAGAAACAGGAAGCCCAAATCGAACAGAaagttgctgttgttgcatCAAAACAACAGGAATCTACGACGGTTAGTGAGCTTTCCGTCACTGTTTCCAAAACCTCTGCTGCTAATACTAATAGTAAACAATCATTGGCATCTGAATTAACAATTTACGAATTGCCAAAGCTTAAACCATTACAAACAAAACGAAAACTATCACGTGATTTAGATAGTCAAGAACGTAAGATTATATTCGATGTACAGTTAAAGCCAACACAACAAGTCCAAAGAGACGAGGTTCGATATATGTCCCCATGCaatattttatactttattATTTCTCTTATTGCTAAACTCTATAAAGTCTGTCTTTCACTTCTCTCGGCTCGTCTCGACTTTTATCATTCATAG